CCGACCGGGCCACGGATGCCGCTCGTCCCGAACAGTGTCATACCGTCGAATCGGCCGCGGGCGAAAAGAAGACTCGGGCTCCGGCAGCGTGGCTACTCGGCGGGCGACCACTCACAGGAGGTGCCAGTGGCCAGCGCCGCCTCGTCGACGTGGGCCGACAGACAGCCGTAGTTGCAGTACTGTGCCGTGGGTTCGCCGCCGGGCGTCTTCGAGAGAAACAGCGGGTCGTGGTCCTCGACGGGGCACCCGCAGTACGTGCAGTCGGTCATACGTGGGTGCAGTAGACCGGAGAACAAACGTTTTGTCCACGTCTCCCGACCCCCCGCACATGAAACAGGGCGGGTCCGAGGCGGCGAAGCGGGCGGCCGGCGAGTCGGCGGCCGAGGCAGTCGCGGACGGGATGGTCGTCGGCCTGGGTACCGGGAGCACCGCTGCCCACGCCATCCGGGCCATCGGGCGAGCGGTCGACGCCGGCCTCGACGTCGCCGGCGTCCCCACCTCGTTCCAGTCGCGCGAACTGGCCCGAGACTGTGGCATTCCGCTGGTGGACTTAGACGAGGCGTCGGTCGACCTCGCCGTCGACGGCGCCGACGAGGTGGCCGGTGGTGACCTGATCAAGGGCGGTGGCGCCGCCCACGCCCGCGAGAAGGTCGTCGACGCGAGCGCCGACCGCTTCCTGGTGGTCGCGGACCCGACGAAACTGGCCGACGAACTCTCCCATCCGGTCCCCGTCGAGGTGCTCCCGGCGGCCCGGACGACCGTCGCCGACGCCGTCCGCGGCCTCGGCGGCGACCCGACGCTGCGGGCGGCCGAGCGCAAGGACGGCCCCGTCGTCACCGACAACGGGAACCTCGTGCTGGACTGTGAGTTCGGGACAATCGACGCCCCGGCCGACCTCGGGGCGACGCTCGCCGACACGCCGGGCGTCGTCGAGCACGGCCTGTTCGTCGACCTGGCGGACGAACTACACGTCGGCACCGCCGACGGCGTCACCGTCCGTGACCTCTGAGCGGCGCCGCCGCTGGTCGGTGCGTGAAAAAATCAGAAACGGGTACTGACAGTCCTACAGGTCGCGCGGCTGGACTGTCTTGCGGTCGTTCTCGCTGGCCCGACGGGCCGCGTCGTCGAGCAGCTCCCCGACCTCTGCGTCGAGGGCATCGTAGAAGTCAGAGGAGACGTTCATGTCATCGAGCGCTTCCTTCACGGCGGCTTTGACGATTAGGTCTGCCATACAGGAGTCCCATCCGTATGGATGACTTATATACTTTCCCCCAGAGGACCCGTCTCGTCGCTATTTGCGGCAGTCTGAGCCGGTTTCTGCCCAGAGACCGGTTATAAATCGAGTATTCTGTCCTACATAGTAAGGTCACATCCGGCGCTTCGACCGGAAACGGTGGTCTGTGGGGGCCTGCGGCGCGCCTGCCGCCGCTCGCGCGCGCCACGGCGGGCGGCCGGGACGGACCGACGGATAGGAGTAGGCGCCGCCCGGAGAGGGACGCATGCGCGACCTACTCGAAGCGGTCGCGGCGGGCGACCTCTCGCCCGCCGAGGCCGAAGTGGAACTCGCGGGCTACGCGACCAACGGTGCGGGTCGGTTCGACGCGGCACGCACGGACCGGTCGGGCGTCCCGGAGGCGATACTGGGCGACGGGAAGGACCCGGCCGAGGTAGCGACGCTGGCGGCCACGGCCGTCGAGACGACCGGCCGGGCCATCGCCACCCGGCTCGACGGCGCCGACGTGGCGGCGGTCCGCGAGCGGGTGGTCGCTGTGGCCCCCGACGCGTCGGTCCGCTGGAACGAGCGCTCGAACTGGCTGGTGGCGACCACGCCCGACTTCGAGCGGCCCGCCCTCTCGGCGTCGGTGGGCGTCGTCACCGCGGGCACGTCCGACGCCGTCCCGGCCGGCGAGGCGGCGATGGTCGCCCACGAGATGGGTGCCAGCGTCAGTCGCATCGACGACGTCGGCGTCGCGAGCATCGCCCGCACCATCGACGCCGTCGACCGGCTGCGCGACCAGGACGTCCTCGTCGTGGCGGCGGGCCGCGAGGGCGCGCTCCCGACGGTCGTCGCCGGCCTCGTCGACGTCCCGGTCGTCGGCCTCCCGGTGTCGACCGGCTACGGCCACGCCGGCGAGGGCGAGGCGGCGCTCTCGGGGATGCTCCAGTCCTGTACGGCGCTGTCGGTGGTCAACGTCGACGCCGGGTTCACGGCCGGCGCGCAGGCAGGGCTCATCGCCCGGCAGCTCGACGATGCCCGGTGACCACGTGACTGGATACCTAACCAAGTGGGTACACTGGTCTCCTGCCCGCAGGGCTATGTACAGATGTCGGCACGATAACGGCCGACGACTACGATGCCTGAATGTAACCACTGCGGCGCACACGTCTCGGACCAGTTCGCCCGCGTCTTCGCCGACGAGACCGGCTCCATCAGGGCGTGCCCCAACTGCTCGGCGAACGCTGGCATCGCTGAAGTGTCGAGACAGCGCGCTCATCAAGTATGAGGCCCTCCGGGCCGCCCGTACAGCGCGATGACCACCACGCGGAGCCCACACCACGTCTACGTCCTGCGGTGCAGTGACGATTCGTTCTACACCGGCTACACCACCGACGTCGAGCGCCGCGTCGCCGAACACGACGCCGGCGAGGGTGCGAAGTACACGCGCGGCCGGACCCCCGTCGAGCTCGTCCACGTCGAGTCCTACGACAGTCGCTCTGCGGCCATGTCCCGGGAGTACGAGATAAAGCAGCTCTCCCGGGCACAGAAGGAACGCCTCGTCGAGGCGTAAGCGCGAGGTTTTTTCCACCCACCGGGAGTTGCTACCGGTACATGACACACGACACAGACACAGACGCCGCCGCCATCGAGTTCGGCACCGACGGCTGGCGCGCGACGCTCGACGTCTTCACCGAACCTCGCGTCCGGATGGTCGGCCAGGCCGCCGCGTCGTACCTCCACTCGGAGGGTGAGACGGGCCCGGTCCTCGTGGGCTACGACGCTCGCGACACCTCGCGCGGGTTCGCCGAGGCGCTCGCGGACGTCCTGACGGCGAACGGCTTCGACGTCACGCTCCCTGACCGGGACACGCCCACGCCTGTCGTCGCCTGGACGGCCAGAACCGAGGGGTACGCCGCCGCACTCCAGATCACGGCGAGTCACAACCCGCCCGAGTACAACGGCGTGAAGTTCCTCACCGGCGACGGCGCGCCGACGCTGCCCGAGGTCACCGAGCGCATCGAGGCGAACCTCGCTGCCCCCGAGTCGCTGCCCGACGCGGAGCACGGCGCGGTCACCGAGACGGACCTCCTCGAGCCGTACATGGACCACGCCCTGGAGTACGTCGACGCCGACCTCGAGGGGCTGACCGTCGCCCACGACGCGATGCACGGAAGCGGCCGCGGGGTGACGGACGAACTGCTGCGCCGGGCCGGCGCGGAGACGGTGACGCTGCGCGACGACCTCGACCCCGAGTTCGGCGGCGGCGCGCCCGAACCCGAGGCCGAGAACGTCACGGAACTCATCGAGCTGGTCGCCGACGGAGAGGCCGACGTCGGGTTCGTCAACGACGGCGACGCCGACCGCATCGGCGTCGTCACGCCCGACCGCGGCTTCCTGGACCCGAACCTCTTTCTCGCCGCGATGTACGACTTCCTCCTCGAGAGCCGTTCGGGCCCCGTCGTCCGGACCGTCTCGACCTCCAGCATCGTCGACCGGGTCGCCGAGGCCCACGGCGAGGACGTCTTCGAGACGGCCGTCGGCTTCAAGTGGGTCGCACAGGCGCTTGCCGAACACGACGCCCTCTTTGGCGGCGAGGAGTCGGGCGGGTTCGGCCTGACCGACCACGTACGGAACAAGGACGGCGTCCTCCTCTCCCTGCTGGCCGCCGCGGCCGACCACGAGGCGTCGCTGGACGCCCGGGTCGACCGCCTGCTCGCCGACCACGGCGAGATTCACCAGGGCCGCATCAGCGTCGACTGCCCGGACGACCGCAAGGACCCGGTGCTCGCCGCACTGGAAGAGCGGATTCCCGACTCGGTGGCCGGCGAACCCGTCGACGGCGTCAACACCATCGACGGCTTCAAACTCCGACTCGAGGACGGGACCTGGGTGCTGGTCCGTCCGTCGGGCACCGAACCGAAGCTGCGGGTGTACGCCGAAGCGGGGAGCACCGACCGCGTCGAGGAACTGCTCGCGGACGGCCGCGAACTGGTCGAACCCCTCGTTTAAGCCCCGCGCGGGCGTACGTCGGGTATGGACCTCGACGTCGAGTTCGCCTACACCTCCGGGATGGAGGAGTCGACGGTCGAAGAGCGCCTCGCAGAGCGACGGCACGGCGTCCTCTCGCTGGCCGACGGCGACGAGGCCTACGCCCTCCCCGTCTTCCACCACTACGAGAACGGGTCGCTGTACTTCCGCCTCGGCGTGGCCTCGGGCAGCGAGAAGGCTCCGTTCCTCGACGCGACAGCGACGGCGACGTACGTGGTCTACGCGACCGAACCGACCGACGACCCGGCGGAGACCACCGGCTGGAGTGTCGTCGCCCGCGGCCCGATACGCGAGGTCCCGCGCGACGACCCGGCCCACGAGGCCGTCGAGATCAACGAGCGGTACGCGCCCATCCGCATCTTCGACGAGAGCCTCGACGACGTCGACGTGACGCTGTACGAACTCCGCATCGAGGCGCTCACCGGCCGGCAGAACTAGCGGACGCCGCGCACGCGTCCCGGTTCGTCAAGTCCCTCCAGGTCGAATCCCAGCCCCGCGTAGAACTCGCGCAGGCCGGCGTCGAACTCGGCGACGAGCCGCTCGCGCCGAGCCACCGCGGCCCGGACGAGTGCGCTTCCGATGCCCTGTCCGCGCCGGCGCCGTCGGACGGCGACCGCCGCGATGTGCTCCCCGTCGAGCACGAGCGCGCCGAGAATCCGGTCGTCGTCGGTGACCGCGACCAGCGTCCCGTCAGCCTCGATACCGGCCCGGGCCGTCTCGACGTCGACCGCGAGTGCTGCCCCGTCGAGGACGTTCATCACGCCGGACAGCTCGTCGCTTGTCGCCTCGCGAACGTCCATCGCGGGGCGCTCAGCCGCCCTTGATCAGCCGCACTACTCTGACGTGGTCCGTCTCGACGGGCTGGTCGGTGGGGACGGGGCGGCCCTCGACCAGCACGGACACCTCGTGGGGCGAGAGGTCGA
The DNA window shown above is from Haloarcula halobia and carries:
- the samp2 gene encoding ubiquitin-like small modifier protein SAMP2, which gives rise to MHVTVEVAGEATHEVDVPADATYADLLSPVDLSPHEVSVLVEGRPVPTDQPVETDHVRVVRLIKGG
- a CDS encoding GNAT family N-acetyltransferase — translated: MDVREATSDELSGVMNVLDGAALAVDVETARAGIEADGTLVAVTDDDRILGALVLDGEHIAAVAVRRRRRGQGIGSALVRAAVARRERLVAEFDAGLREFYAGLGFDLEGLDEPGRVRGVR
- a CDS encoding pyridoxamine 5'-phosphate oxidase family protein — protein: MDLDVEFAYTSGMEESTVEERLAERRHGVLSLADGDEAYALPVFHHYENGSLYFRLGVASGSEKAPFLDATATATYVVYATEPTDDPAETTGWSVVARGPIREVPRDDPAHEAVEINERYAPIRIFDESLDDVDVTLYELRIEALTGRQN
- a CDS encoding DUF7563 family protein, producing MPECNHCGAHVSDQFARVFADETGSIRACPNCSANAGIAEVSRQRAHQV
- a CDS encoding phosphoglucomutase/phosphomannomutase family protein, which produces MTHDTDTDAAAIEFGTDGWRATLDVFTEPRVRMVGQAAASYLHSEGETGPVLVGYDARDTSRGFAEALADVLTANGFDVTLPDRDTPTPVVAWTARTEGYAAALQITASHNPPEYNGVKFLTGDGAPTLPEVTERIEANLAAPESLPDAEHGAVTETDLLEPYMDHALEYVDADLEGLTVAHDAMHGSGRGVTDELLRRAGAETVTLRDDLDPEFGGGAPEPEAENVTELIELVADGEADVGFVNDGDADRIGVVTPDRGFLDPNLFLAAMYDFLLESRSGPVVRTVSTSSIVDRVAEAHGEDVFETAVGFKWVAQALAEHDALFGGEESGGFGLTDHVRNKDGVLLSLLAAAADHEASLDARVDRLLADHGEIHQGRISVDCPDDRKDPVLAALEERIPDSVAGEPVDGVNTIDGFKLRLEDGTWVLVRPSGTEPKLRVYAEAGSTDRVEELLADGRELVEPLV
- the rpiA gene encoding ribose-5-phosphate isomerase RpiA, which produces MKQGGSEAAKRAAGESAAEAVADGMVVGLGTGSTAAHAIRAIGRAVDAGLDVAGVPTSFQSRELARDCGIPLVDLDEASVDLAVDGADEVAGGDLIKGGGAAHAREKVVDASADRFLVVADPTKLADELSHPVPVEVLPAARTTVADAVRGLGGDPTLRAAERKDGPVVTDNGNLVLDCEFGTIDAPADLGATLADTPGVVEHGLFVDLADELHVGTADGVTVRDL
- the larB gene encoding nickel pincer cofactor biosynthesis protein LarB, with translation MRDLLEAVAAGDLSPAEAEVELAGYATNGAGRFDAARTDRSGVPEAILGDGKDPAEVATLAATAVETTGRAIATRLDGADVAAVRERVVAVAPDASVRWNERSNWLVATTPDFERPALSASVGVVTAGTSDAVPAGEAAMVAHEMGASVSRIDDVGVASIARTIDAVDRLRDQDVLVVAAGREGALPTVVAGLVDVPVVGLPVSTGYGHAGEGEAALSGMLQSCTALSVVNVDAGFTAGAQAGLIARQLDDAR
- a CDS encoding GIY-YIG nuclease family protein, with translation MTTTRSPHHVYVLRCSDDSFYTGYTTDVERRVAEHDAGEGAKYTRGRTPVELVHVESYDSRSAAMSREYEIKQLSRAQKERLVEA
- a CDS encoding DUF1931 domain-containing protein; the encoded protein is MADLIVKAAVKEALDDMNVSSDFYDALDAEVGELLDDAARRASENDRKTVQPRDL